A window of the Trichoderma asperellum chromosome 4, complete sequence genome harbors these coding sequences:
- a CDS encoding uncharacterized protein (EggNog:ENOG41) — protein sequence MSSASHNHTVSNRSGKSSTARGRPSQPDVSKMPTAKDLKYFIPSAATASVFLYAQGPSIVCCHHDTLTIDRRFSRHVDDIQLIAVDNQSEIGAGRFVVSYDAGQTAIVWDLMTGDEISRFVSYETLTVAAWMRNGNVAFGNTQGNIILFEPTTSEHISARTIDQIAVTALAPSSDCRTFAIGYQNGSLLIATLQPRFTILHNLTTSRGPSPIVTLAWHASSSKQKSDMLAVQMHDGDLRVWSVAKSYNAEEPKVVRALRRNENYQAGPNWMGWSKNGRVIQYSDSETFSWDVRTRHVTRDSIPTLEHVKGIALYGPGASLFTLGPNNTVQQFDLNSPAIMVANVQHPAGVLPPSPPTSEETGGRSVHSATTIHTSESESSSIPLEMSVSESDDDHLSPFQRLVRHNVPEVPNNEVYDAGSPASSRSGMSSLSKSSAGSRTPGRPSGSLRSRGMTEGTYISAGSSLKTSTAGRQGQELDNYSMGYSLPTTSAPSLASSKSKLRPSRLRHEVPRSPADETKVQDLFKYTRSRLSDLPYKHPIPSNYPHLTNDDLRRQMLNTIFGWNKEVDDLIRDEMSRHPSGSANRILLAKWLGDFDSGIVAASSQNMTSSDWMLLALSSIGGHASQHKLGRVYVQRLLENGDIHVAVTIMLGMGDFNDAIEVYISHKMYMEALILTCVAFPSVWERQVAIVKKWGEWAVKHGQQQLAIRCFACTDQESSEPWTSPSAAQLSFQNVTPSIPEVLSPPLSPPGIQMGPQRSVAKASALKLVTSFGDQNQKAKFYSQADGGQTPIAAGVTPIAESAISPSGAYDPATALLRPSNNSRFNTPTSARAGGQMFNRGRLPSIGESAFDRNSLKNIGAVIQPVDAPQEHRASHSRKSSATQDNNMTTGLAMQRAATASPMMMREKFPPFVQGYAGEYTNERPPSPDNTIMSRLQEVHAAQRNGSRDRIPAHLHLQLQPMTQLDTMSPEQSNASSNRYHWPTRRRGTGPSTAPLAGSVAGSITSNSSAGRSHRSNPRHKDDYIHSLEAAQYYSRGAGSRNGSKDRKRDPSTGRHASRERRAKSRDPSEDRGRASARSWTKPKRSPTSPVPMSPEDLAILSNRNFENTVEPLTIRKASVAKSGKGSGRTPSHGRSPDSRRLPPLDTRERVSHGRSRSAPRSPTSPVPLSATALHYQGSEDEEDFRRAMQAQEEFRAKHSRSVGHPGSSPALSRRENTESRRREAASDARDPAPMLSHIRAASTEHAGDLRKMKDERQRKKEQAARELEERRKSLAKRQLGPQIPHPSEIVSPRKPPPLVEADDEALSEDLPPRSATEPPRSMYARNGPQIGLPATPKAMRLILQTDEDENDELPPPPVPTTFSQKYSPQNSPKYSPQYALEKNKAVQKEEEEEQQQQQQPLTLLPSTVYQLPSTVYQPPTRPMIPRSMSAPIPEEPSQQPRFMRKGSANEGRGLDDIVETEWRRQRSDLVPPPPPPPPSAPLTFLKELQHLAVPPPPPPPPLPHVRRQPPVAGTVASGMIEIVMDDDETEEPMAAAPNDGMVPVIPPPEPPVKGHSRGRSLGEGSLSGRMSKATERLRSGSRSRKDGAISIIRSPLEAFGDATAGMGHLRSPVAGVPPPVLYDRDIVRSPVEGHGRKLSTGMF from the exons ATGTCGTCCGCATCACATAACCATACCGTTTCCAATCGGTCCGGTAAATCATCAACCGCACGAGGCCGTCCATCACAACCAGACGTCTCAAAAATGCCAACAGCAAAGGACCTCAAATACTTCATCCCCTCAGCCGCCACGGCATCCGTTTTCCTCTACGCCCAGGGACCGTCAATAGTGTGCTGCCACCATGATACTCTCACCATCGACCGAAGATTCTCTCGTCATGTGGACGACATCCAACTGATTGCAGTGGACAACCAGAGTGAAATCGGTGCCGGCCGCTTTGTCGTGAGCTATGACGCTGGACAGACGGCTATTGTGTGGGACTTGATGACTGGCGATGAGATTTCTCGCTTTGTTTCCTACGAGACGCTCACAGTTGCCGCATGGATGCGTAATGGAAACGTAGCATTTG GCAACACCCAAGGAAATATTATTCTCTTTGAGCCAACCACGTCCGAGCACATCTCAGCTAGGACGATAGATCAGATTGCAGTGACGGCATTGGCTCCGTCGTCTGACTGCCGGACCTTTGCCATTGG CTATCAAAATGGATCGCTTTTAATCGCGACATTGCAGCCTCGCTTTACCATCTTACACAACTTGACAACTTCGAGAGGACCATCGCCCATTGTCACGCTTGCCTGGCACGCATCATCCTCAAAGCAAAAGTCGGACATGCTGGCTGTCCAGATGCACGACGGCGACCTGCGGGTCTGGAGTGTGGCCAAGTCGTACAACGCAGAAGAGCCCAAGGTAGTCAGGGCGCTCCGGAGAAATGAGAACTACCAGGCCGGCCCCAATTGGATGGGATGGTCCAAGAACGGCCGCGTTATCCAATACTCAGACTC GGAGACGTTTTCGTGGGACGTAAGAACAAGGCATGTTACTAGGGACTCTATCCCAACCCTAGAGCATGTTAAAGGCATAGCTCTTTATGGGCCCGGAGCGAGCCTCTTTACTCTCGGGCCGAATAACACTGTACAGCAATTCGATCTCAACTCTCCAGCTATCATGGTAGCCAACGTGCAGCACCCTGCGGGTGTCCTTCCGCCATCTCCCCCAACTTCCGAAGAGACAGGAGGTAGGTCAGTACACTCTGCCACGACAATTCATACGTCAGAGTCCGAGTCAAGCTCAATTCCCCTCGAGATGAGCGTCTCCGAAAGCGACGACGATCATCTATCTCCTTTCCAGCGCCTAGTAAGGCACAATGTCCCCGAAGTACCCAATAACGAAGTTTATGATGCAGGCAGTCCAGCCTCTAGCCGGAGCGGCATGTCATCCTTGTCCAAGTCTTCGGCAGGTTCACGCACGCCTGGCAGGCCATCAGGATCGCTAAGGTCGCGAGGCATGACAGAGGGAACATATATCTCTGCCGGGTCTTCCTTGAAAACTTCCACGGCGGGGCGGCAGGGGCAGGAGCTAGACAACTATTCGATGGGATACTCGCTTCCTACCACAAGTGCTCCGTCGTTGGCCTCATCCAAGTCTAAACTTAGGCCCTCTCGTTTAAGGCATGAGGTGCCGAGGAGCCCTGCTGATGAGACTAAAGTGCAAGACCTGTTCAAGTACACTCGCTCGCGTTTGAGCGACCTTCCGTATAAACATCCGATACCGTCAAATTACCCTCACCTCACCAATGACGATTTACGTCGACAGATGCTCAACACCATCTTCGGATGGAACAAAGAAGTGGACGACCTTATTCGCGATGAGATGAGCCGCCATCCTTCCGGATCGGCAAACCGTATTCTACTTGCTAAGTGGTTGGGTGATTTCGACTCGGGCATTGTGGCTGCTAGCTCTCAAAACATGACTTCATCAGACTGGATGCTGTTGGCACTGAGTTCCATTGGTGGCCACGCATCCCAGCACAAGCTCGGTCGCGTCTATGTCCAGCGTCTCCTGGAGAATGGCGATATCCACGTTGCGGTGACGATTATGCTTGGCATGGGAGACTTTAATGATGCCATTGAAGTCTATATCTCGCACAAGATGTATATGGAGGCTCTCATTCTCACTTGCGTAGCTTTCCCTAGCGTCTGGGAGCGCCAAGTTGCCATTGTCAAGAAATGGGGCGAATGGGCGGTTAAGCATGGTCAGCAACAGTTGGCAATTCGCTGCTTTGCATGTACCGACCAGGAATCTTCAGAGCCTTGGACCTCGCCGTCAGCTGCGCAACTCAGCTTCCAAAACGTCACACCGAGTATCCCTGAGGTGCTGAGCCCTCCATTATCACCCCCAGGAATCCAGATGGGGCCTCAGCGCAGTGTCGCCAAAGCATCAGCGCTGAAGCTGGTTACGTCGTTTGGAGATCAGAACCAAAAGGCCAAGTTCTACTCGCAGGCTGATGGAGGCCAGACGCCGATTGCTGCTGGAGTAACGCCGATTGCTGAGTCGGCTATATCTCCAAGTGGTGCTTATGACCCTGCGACTGCGCTTCTGCGGCCGTCGAACAATAGCCGGTTCAATACGCCAACGTCAGCTCGCGCTGGAGGCCAAATGTTCAATCGTGGGCGCTTGCCCTCAATTGGAGAGTCTGCTTTTGACAGGAATAGTCTGAAAAATATCGGAGCTGTCATCCAGCCCGTTGACGCACCCCAGGAGCATCGAGCAAGCCACTCTCGCAAGTCGTCTGCGACTCAAGACAACAACATGACGACAGGACTAGCGATGCAGCGCGCTGCTACAGCTAGtccaatgatgatgagggaAAAATTCCCGCCTTTCGTTCAGGGATATGCTGGTGAATATACGAATGAGCGCCCTCCGTCTCCTGACAATACAATCATGAGTAGACTACAAGAAGTCCACGCAGCACAGCGAAACGGCTCCCGGGACCGGATTCCCGCGCATTTACATCTGCAACTGCAGCCTATGACACAGCTGGACACGATGTCTCCTGAACAATCAAACGCTTCATCCAACCGCTACCACTGGCCGACCCGTCGTCGTGGCACTGGTCCCAGCACAGCCCCTCTTGCAGGGTCTGTGGCAGGTTCCATCACATCCAACTCAAGCGCCGGCCGTAGTCACCGATCAAACCCTCGCCACAAGGATGATTACATCCACAGCCTGGAAGCGGCACAGTATTATTCCAGAGGGGCTGGAAGCAGAAATGGGAGCAAGGACCGCAAAAGGGACCCGTCCACTGGCCGTCACGCCAGCCGAGAGCGACGAGCTAAATCGCGTGACCCATCTGAAGATCGTGGTAGAGCCTCGGCCAGATCTTGGACCAAACCAAAACGATCTCCTACATCTCCTGTCCCAATGTCCCCGGAAGACTTGGCTATCCTCAGCAATCGTAATTTCGAGAATACGGTTGAGCCCTTGACAATTCGAAAAGCGAGCGTGGCAAAGAGCGGAAAGGGAAGCGGACGTACGCCCAGTCATGGACGTAGCCCCGATAGCAGGCGCTTGCCACCATTGGATACACGTGAACGTGTCTCCCATGGGCGAAGCAGATCGGCACCGCGGTCACCAACGTCGCCAGTGCCACTGTCAGCAACGGCCTTGCATTATCAGGGAtcggaagacgaagaagactttAGGAGGGCTATGCAAGCTCAGGAAGAATTCAGAGCCAAGCACAGTCGGAGCGTTGGCCATCCTGGTAGTTCTCCCGCCTTGAGTCGACGTGAAAACACAGAAAGCCGCCGAAGAGAGGCGGCCAGTGACGCTCGCGACCCAGCCCCGATGTTGTCTCATATCCGTGCTGCATCTACAGAGCACGCTGGCGATTTGCGAAAGATGAAGGATGAAAGACAGCGGAAGAAAGAACAAGCCGCACGCGAGCTCGAGGAACGACGGAAATCTCTTGCAAAGCGGCAGCTGGGCCCTCAAATCCCCCACCCTAGCGAGATAGTATCACCTAGgaagcctcctcctctggtGGAGGCCGATGATGAGGCGTTGTCTGAGGATCTCCCTCCTCGCTCTGCAACGGAACCTCCGAGGAGCATGTATGCTCGAAATGGGCCACAAATTGGTCTGCCTGCCACACCAAAGGCAATGAGACTCATTCTCCAGACAGATGAGGACGAGAATGATGAGCTGCCGCCACCCCCAGTTCCTACAACGTTCTCCCAGAAATACTCCCCACAAAATTCGCCTAAATACTCTCCGCAATACGCCTTGGAAAAGAACAAGGCGGTgcaaaaggaagaggaggaagaacagcaacagcaacagcagccactGACATTGTTGCCATCGACAGTTTATCAGCTGCCCTCAACGGTTTACCAACCACCAACTCGACCTATGATTCCGCGAAGCATGTCTGCGCCAATCCCCGAGGAACCATCGCAACAACCCCGCTTTATGAGAAAGGGGAGTGCCAATGAAGGCAGGGGCCTCGATGACATTGTTGAGACGGAATGGCGCCGACAGAGGAGCGATCTGGtgcctccaccaccaccaccacctccttcGGCGCCTCTTACCTTTCTGAaagagctgcagcatctggcagttcctcctcctcccccaccaccaccgttgCCACATGTACGACGACAGCCTCCCGTTGCTGGGACGGTGGCCTCGGGTATGATTGAGATTGTcatggatgacgatgagacGGAGGAGCCTATGGCAGCTGCTCCCAACGATGGCATGGTGCCAGTGATTCCTCCTCCCGAACCACCTGTCAAGGGACACAGCCGAGGTCGCAGTCTTGGAGAAGGCAGTCTCTCTGGTCGCATGAGCAAAGCTACCGAACGTCTCCGCTCgggcagccgcagccgcaaagATGGAGCTATTAGCATCATCAGGTCACCACTTGAGGCCTTTGGCGATGCGACAGCCGGCATGGGCCATCTTCGGTCTCCCGTGGCGGGCGTGCCACCTCCTGTCTTGTATGATCGAGATATCGTTCGATCGCCGGTTGAGGGGCATGGTAGGAAGCTGTCGACCGGGATGTTTTAA